CTTTACACAATAtaccatattattattattacagtatataataAAATtagatattgaaaaaaaattataattacacCTTAAATCCTAAAAGGTAATGGATAAGGGTAATGAGGAGTTTCCTGTTGTTTCAGTTATGTTTTGACCTTGTATCTTGGTGTTAATTCTGAAAAAGGCCCTCTGTATAAGTAAATTTGGTTTCCTAGTCCTACCTCTTTTGAGTGGACAGTTAAGTTTAGCTTTTTCCACTTAAAGTCAGCAGTAACATCCTGTATTACTCTAGATAAATGAGTCACTGCTTGTTCACTGGGAGAAGgactaatgtttttttgtttgtgtgcaggggtCCTCCTCGTCGACCTCCACCCCAGTACCAGGAGCAACTCAAAACCCTCAACCAGTCCCTGCGTCTGGGACACCTCCTCTGCCGCAGCCGCAACCCAGACTTCCTCCTGAACATCATCCAGAGACAGGTAACAGGCactcacacatatatatattgtacCTTAGATAACAGAGAGATGTGTCGGCAGCTCGAGCACTGGCCCGGGACAGATCTACTGAGCCCAAAACCATGTAGCCCCACCTAATAAACGAGGAAATAACACTTTCAAGTGTCATCATTGGTCAAGTCAGTAAAATGCATTTTCAATCCATCACAGGCTTCCTCTCAGTCCATGCCCTGGTTGGCTGATTTGGTTCAGTCCAGTGAGGGGTCCTTGGATGTGCTTCCGGTGCAGTGCCTGTGTGAATTCCTTCTGCATGATGCTGCAGATGAGAATCTGCCGATAGAGGACGACgaagaaggagagagcaaagagcAGAGGGCCAAGAAGAGACAAGTATGTTGATGATTTTAAACGAAAgctttcctgtttttattttagtttcttcTGAGCGACTGAGTCCTaaatcctctctgctcctctcagagACAGCAAAAGCAAAGGCAGCTGCTTGGACGCCTGCAGGATCTTTTGTTAGGTCCTAAGGCTGATGAACAGACAACATGTGAAGTGTTGGATTATTTCCTGCGTCGTCTTAGCTCCTCTCAGGTGGCATCGAGAGTCCTGGCTATGAAGGTATTGAACTCATTGGAAGCATATATCATGTTACAATCTCTATCAGCATTATGTTGCTATTTAAGAAAAGCATCCCATTTGACATAATATATTTGTGTGCAGGGTTTGTCTCTGGTGCTGACCGAAGGAGGCTTGAAGGATGGAGATGAGCGGGAACAACCCATGGAGGAAGATTCTGCAGATGCCGAGCTCTTGCcaggttaccagtggctgctgcaggacctcccaAAACTCCCCTTGTTCGACAGCGTGAGGGGCATGACGTCCACTGCTCTGCAGCAGGTCAGCATCTGACTCAAGCAGTGAATTGTGCATAACTGAAAGATAAGGTAAAGCTGGATTAATGAGTGAGGGATAGAAAGAATAAGTCTTGTCTGTCTGCTCCCTCCCAGGCCATTCACATGGAGACCGACCCGCAGACGATCAGTGCCTATCTCATCTacctttcccagcatgcaccagTGGAGGAGCAGGCCTCTCATAATGACCTTGCCCTGGTAATCACAGCGAGTTGCTTAAATGTCATCATGACatgcttttttgttttgaaatcaagTTTTGATGGTGTCACAGATCATCGCTGACTTTTCTTCGTGTCGCTCTCTACAGGATGTTGCGCGGCTGATTGTCGAACGTTCCACCATCATGAACAGCATGTTCGCCAAACACTCCACCAGGCCGGAGTCCAATGCTGTGCTCTCTGCTTTCCTCACCATCTTCTCCGCTTACAttaagaggatgaggaagacgaAAGAGGGCGAGGATCTTTACAGCTGGGTGAGCGGTACTAAATGCTTCCCTATACATTAGAATACCCCAGAAGTGCAAAGTTTGGGCCTAgttgcacatttcctgtgatCACTGAAAACTCTTGATAGTTACCGCAAtgtaaatgaaatggaaattaatCCCTGTTTGATATTGATTGATGAACTATACAGAACAGGGTGGATTCACAATGAgaacgttttctttttttagtcaGAATCTCAGGACCAGGTGTTTTTGCGTTGGACCACAGGGGAAACTGCAACCATGCACATCCTTGTAGTCCATGCCATGGTCATCCTGCTGACTCTGGGTCCCCCTAAAGGTAGTTCTGTGCATGTCAGATTTGAAGGTGTGCATTGATGAAGAACATCTTTGatattgtatgtgttttttaacAATATTTACAGGAGAGAGTGATTTCTATGCTCTTTTGGACATTTGGTTCCCTGACAAGAAACCTCTACCCACTGCCTTCCTGGTCGACACTTCAGAAGAGGCCCTTCTGCTGCCTGATTGGTTGAAACTCAGGATGATCCGATCAGAGGTCTCTCGATTGGTTGACGCAGGTACAACTTCTTCTACTTTGCTGAAACAAACATGGCTCATCAAGTACATATTGTTTTCTACTTTTAATCATTGCACATGTTTCTCTCAGCTCTATCGGACCTGGAgcctcagcagctgctgctgtttgttcagtccTTCGGCATTCCTGTGTCCAGCATGAGTAAGCTGCTGCAGTACCTGGATCAGGCTGTTTCCCATGACACAGATACACTTGAGGAGAACATCATGGATAAGCGTAAGAGTCTTTTGCAGATATTCTGTTCTTAAGATTTTGAGTTTTGTTGTAAATCTTTCTGATTTGTCTCATTTTGTATTTCCTCTGCAACAGACTACATGGCCCACCTGGTTGAGGTGCAGCATGAGCGAGGTGCCACTGGGGGGCACACTTTCCATTCATTACTGAGCTCCACGCTTCCTACTGACAGAGGTCAGTGACTTTGTCTCCCTAgtggtttgtttctgtttgactgcGACTTAGAAAACACAATAATTACGATAATAGAGTACTCAGGTTTTATCAACTCAACAGAAAACACGATTTCAACCATGCTGTTAAAATGGCTGACAGCAAGCGCAGTTTACAGTTAATATTAATGAAGCAAATtctgtttgacttttatttaattcatcccAACGATCACTCATCCCAAAAACTCTGCACTGCCTTAGGTCATCAGAAATACTCTCAAGAAAAATTGAAATACAGACATTCCTACAGTTATAGTTATcaatattctaatttattgTATCTTTGTACCTTAAGATGCCTGAATACCTCATTCATAATATTTAATGGCATAGATTTTTAATGGCTGTAGCAGACAGAAATCTACAAGCACCAAATGTAAATGATCTAAATTCCTCCTTAATGTTTTGACGTCCCTCTTAACAGATGCTTCTGAAACAAGTAAGGCTAAAGTTACCGTGGAGACGCCCCACAGCTCGGTGAAGATGAGAGCTGGCAGTCAGCTTCCTGAAGTCGGGCCTGACGATGATCTCACCGGCATGTTGCTTCAGGTAGGAATTAGCTAGAGAGCTGTTAGttgtatatttaacatttggatAACACACACTCCGAGCAAAAGGTCTTCCCTTTATTTATTCCAATCAATTCCTCTGATTGCTTAGTCACCGTGTGAAAAGGaaattgtttctgtttcctttacTCCGACAGATATTCCCCATAAAGGTGGACCCTCGCTGGCATGGCCCGCCTCCCAGCCAACTCTCTCTGGCCCTGCAGCAAGCCCTGGCTAAAGAACTGATGCGGGCCAAACAAGGCCAGGTTCAGCAGGGCGGGTTGGCATTTCGCCTCCTACAGGCCATCGCTGCCCTGCTCACCTCTGCCCACGCAGGCCCCATTGTCATGTCCATGCACCGTAGCCACgccctctcctgtcctctcatGCGCCAACTGCACCTCTATCAGGTTGGGCTCATTAACATAGATTGCATAATTCCAATAGCTCATGAattaaactgtgaaaatgtcgttctgttttctgtcactttatttttgttcttttctctccAGCGTCTCGTGTCCAAGGACGTTGCTTTTTCCTCAATGTTCCTCAAGGTCATCGTCGAGGTGTTGATCTGGTTAGACAACCCAACAGGACCTCTGGCAGGACCTCTGAAGACGCTGCTCAGATCCCTCGCTAGTCAGAACTCTCACAACCACAGGCATAATGATGGTGAGGACATGGCCTGTTTCTCTTTTCAGATACCGGCTGCTCCATTTTATGTCTAACGATGAGTGGCGCGTGTCTTGGCCCTGCAGTGCGGACTGGTTTCCTCCATCTGGCCGAGGCTTTGGCCTATCGCAGAGACACTGAGGTCCCACTGAGGACCGTCATCGCAATGCTGAAGGCTGGAGACAGATGTAATGCAGAAGCAGAGCTCATCGGCAAAGGTATAACTGGAGTTAGTTTGAACTGCCTGATCTCTGTGTTTCAAAGATTAGACGATACAATTTTAATCGATTATCAATTATTGTCATGAGAGTCATCAGAAGTTACATTTTTAAGTGATTATAACAATCAATTGtaccaaaatatatatattttaaaacttgtttaaaccatttcaatattttaagtACTGCGAGTGTGAATTAGGAACAAATTCAGTGGTGACCTGGTTTTTAGATCATTTATATTCAATCTCAGTGCCTCAAACTGAATGGCTCCCATAATTCAGTGTATTCGTAGCTTTTAAAATTTTGTTTTCTTACATAAAAATGCAGTTGAAGTCCAAGATTCATTAATAATTATGCAATTTTATTTCCAGTGTTACAAGGGCTGATGGAGGTGAAGTCACCGTATTTAGAGGAGCTTCTGTCTCTGCTGATGACTGTGGGAACACAGAACGGGACCGCCGGCCCGGTTACAATGGTGATTTCCCTGCTGCTCCAAGAAAGCGAGGAGCAAGCCGTGAAAAAGGAGGTGGATTCTAACAAGTGAGCACCGCAATTCTATTTCCCCCCCAAGTCACCCAAGAAACATTATATTTGACCGGACTAAATAACAAGCACAGCCGCCTGTGACAAATAGCAAACCTGCGTCCGCTGCCGTCTGGACCTCGTACTTGTAAACTACTTTTGGATTTGGTTCAGGAAGGTTTAATTGGTTTTGCAGCTTTACATTGGCTTTACACATTCACATGCTGTGAAAGCCTCTAAATACGATAgtctttttctgtgtttggTTTTCAGCACCACGGCCAGAGAGGCAGGTTCATATTAAAAGTTGCTCATCGTCACCGGCTGTGTCTAGAAGTGTGTAGGGATGTCACAAGAACTGATACTTCGGTGCCAAGTCGATGCCAAATGTGCTCAATTTGCACCATCACTGGTCGGAGGTTCTTGGGACCGGTGCAGTGCTTATAGTTTGCTTTCTCTTTGTTTGGTTCGCTATCTAGTTAaacggacagacacacacagacacacacagacacacacagacacacacagacacacacagacacacacagacacacagacacacagacacacacacacacagacacacacacacacacacacacacacacacacatacaagatCCCACAGATTTTGACGCAACaaaatctgtgttttaactTAGTTGTTGGGatttgtctgtgaaaggctcatatcaggGCCTCTTTCTAATGGCTCAGTGTAAATGGTAAATACTAAGAATTTCCTGGTTGAAGTAAATTGGCACTTTATAGCCCCACTTTATCTCGGCTGACCTGTAGATTACTTTTCTCTGAGGTCTTCAGTAGTTGAACATTGTGATTTTCAGTCACATCCCTGCAGAACTAACCGTTTCAGTTTGACCTTCGCCAGCAGCTCCGAGGTCACCAAGTCAGGACTGAGCTCCGGGCTGCTCGTTGATTGGCTGGAGCATCTCGACCCCGAGGTCACGTCGGTGTGTCCGGACcttcaacagaaactgctgttcACCCTCAACAAAGTAAGATAAGCGTAAAATATCTACTGGCAgtgctcaggtgtgtgtgtgtgtgcttggagTCAGTCATGCATCTTATGTCTCTATTTCAGGTCCGAGGCACCCCTGCATACAGACCCTATCTTCTGGCCTTGCTCACACATCAGTCAAACTGGTGCACCCTGCTGCAGTGtatcagtgctcttctcagcaAGCGACAAGACTACAagtaaaacctttttattttgtttaacatTCTCCCAGTTACAGTTCAGTGTGATTTTGGTAGATTAAGCATTAGGGTTTCTAATGCCTGGTTCACACTACACAATTTTGTGTTCGATTTTCCATTGGTTGACTAAAGACCCAGATTGGAGCCAAATCTGTGTTCGATCCACAGCCAATCAAAGCACAGCATGGTTTGAATGCAGTATATAGCTTGGAGACTAGACATACAGGTTGGGATCATGTTGTTATGTGTGACCCCCCTGTTGCCAGTCAGTTGTGTAGTATAAGCTCACCTCAGTTGTATAGTGTGAATCGCGCAGCAATCTGACAACTTTGAAAGTCGTGTCGCCTGAACTTGGCATTAAAGTGAGAACTCGTGTTAAATATCTGTTTATCTTTCCTTTTTAGATTGGACCCATCATCAGCCCTTGATTTCCTGTGGGCGTGCAGCCACATCCCACGTATCTGGCAAGGACGTGACCAGAAGATCCCTCAAGTAAGAGCAAACGCACACAGTTATTAGATGTGATGATTTTTCCTGCACTTGATAAGTAGGAGGCAGTTAATTCTGCTCATGAGGATGACTCACGTTTTTATCTTTTTCCTCCATGCAGAAGAAAACGGAGAAGTTCGTGCTGCGACTCAGTTCAGAGGAGCTCATCAGCATGGTGGACCTGATCTTGTCTGAGTCAGAGCTCAACAGTCGCGACACACAACGTgacgacagcagcagcagcagcagcagcagcgtggacCAGGCCTCCCGCTCCCTCATCCAGTCCCGGCTGCCCCTCCTTCACTCCTACTGCAACGGGGACCTGGAAAACATCAAGAAGGTCTCGGAGTACCTCATCAGCTGCACAAAGAAATGGGAGGACAGGTAAGGTGTATGCTTATTGCTTCAATACTCATCTATCCTCAAATcttccctcttcctcatccctctATTTCCAAAAAGACGCATCTgttcaacacatttttattctaCAAGTTTCCCCAAAGTACTCATTCCATCTATTCCAACACATCATATTGTTCTTTCTAATTAGCCCCAAGCAgtgaaagtaatttttttctcttcctgttatGGTGTGCGGATAAACTCGGGAGAAAATCGCACAAGATTTTCCTTCTCAGTGCAGATGAACTTTCCTCTGTCAGCCACAATGCCGTGGACCAGGGAAAACCCGATAATTAGGTCTATTGGTGTGAAATTAAAACCAGCAGAAGTCGTCTATACTGTGATCTCTTTAAAAGCTCAGTGTATTATAATGAAGCCAAGAGGATTAAGGCTGAAGCTCTAAACTTGCCTGTGTTGTGAATTCCTGCTCTGACTTAGCTGTCAGAGATCAGGGTGCAACTCTTTGTGGAGGCAAACCCTCCTTTCATGGATGTGTCTCTGGTTATTAAACCACTTTAATGAGGAAACTTTGGCGAAGGTCAAGCAAAATTAGCTTCCGAATTACAGTATTTTAAGTACAGCTAAGCTGCCTGGTGAAACGGCTGCTTGTGAAAATGTGGCGGGAGAAAAACATGTTGAAAGTAAAGGGTTTTGGCCTTGTGTTGAGTAAACACACGATTTGCATGTGAAGCATTCTTCTTGCGGACGCTCACTGTCGGATAAGCTGGTGTTTATTCCAATTACACAGCAACTATTGAACAACTCTCTACTCTTGGTCAAGGTCGCTGTAGTTTCGGTGAACATATAGCTGTAATAAACTTTTCAGTCACTGGGGAGTATAGTGCATCATTTGAGCCTGACACGGGCCTGAGCCACTAAGAGGATTGTATGAAACTGCAGTGACTCAGAGGCAAAAAACCTCAGAATGACATTATGCTATTCATGCACGCACTTTGTATTAATGCACATTAATTATTGTGGCTTGTAGACGGAAACAATAGAGAAGTGCTGGATCGTGCTCTTTAATCTGTGATCTCGTATTAACTCTGATGATAATCACATgaaagagatgggggggggggggggggggagcgagaCTGAAATTCACCAAAGCCAACTGGGAACATAGTCTGCCTCATGATGTTTGTTGCTGTACAGAGTGAAGCTCGCTTGACTTGAAAAGCTGTAACAAACTTTTCGTAGCCGCACGAAATTGGTCAACCGGTCACTGTCAGTTAAATGGCTTCAGGCCACACAACTCAATAACATCGGGGATTACAGTGTTGATGATTTTGGACGCTAAGCCGTTGGATTTGCGATGCACAGCTGAACTGTCCTGAGCCAATAATAACACGTACACACATCATACTTCCCTCTCTTGTTTATTCTGTCCGTCAGTTCGATGAACAAGAGGTGCCAGAACTTTCTGCTGCAGATCTACCTGCACTTTCCCGAGGTCATCCAGCACGTCACCCTGCCCGAGGGCACCCTCAGCAGCGGGGGAGCGGAGGATGGCAGCAGCTGCAAGGTGAAGATCTCTGACAATAAATATAACTGATTATGATGTGGCACTTAAAGAGTTATAGAAGATATGTCACTTAGAACCAGAGGCTCCCTATTCAGTATCTTGTAGGGTAAATTTGAGTCGGAACAGATTGTGGAATTGCCGTTAAAATATTCCCAACAGCACCAGCGGCTGCATAGTCAAACGGTTGGCTAAATAATTAGGAATAACTTAAAGAATGAGAGAACGAAAAGGACGTCAATGCCTCCATTAtatggactagtggcagaaacttggactatgggcagaaaaggtctctggttcgtctctggttcgtctctggttcgtctctggttcgtctctggttcgtctctggttcgtctctggttcgtctctggttcgtctctggttcgactccacggagaaaaaacaaaaagacgaacctggattgatctgtccaaaaaaaatccaagagaATTCTCCcagccctgtctagtgcccctgagcaaggcaccttactcccccaacatctgctccccgggcgccgtacatggctgctcactgctctgtgtgtcctgcaccagatgggtcaaaagcagacgttaaatttccctacctgcatgagtgtgcttgtgcatgtctgtgcatgtgtttgggactaataaatgcatcttaataagTGAGGGATCACTGAATAGTTTGGGCCGACGTGATAGATTCCAAACACCAAAGGAACAAATATCTTCTGGAAAAAGGATGTTGCAGTATTTGATTGTCTTTTTTCCCATATTCATAAACAGCTCTTTTGTAATTATCAACAGTAGTATCATGATTACTATTTGAAATACCATATGTCAAACCATGACATCGCACAGAGTAaagtttttatttccatttctcaGCTCGATGTCCTGGTCCATCGTCTGGTCACCCTGCTCGCCGACGTTGGCGACTCGAAGTCTGTCGAAAACCGCGTGTCTGACGCCAACCTCGCCTGTCGTAAGATGGCCGTGTCGCACCCTGTCCTTTTGCTGAGGTGAAatcagaaaagagaaaatatttcaAGCAGTAGTTTAAATCTACAAATTAAGAGATTAACTGCCACCGCCACAGACGACGATACAACCTGCTGACTTCTTCCTCCACAGACACCTGCCCATGATCGCAGGGCTGCTCCACGGCCGCATTCACCTGAACATGCAGGAGTTTCGCCAGCAGAACCACATGACCTTCTTCAGCAACGTGCTCGCcatcctggagctgctgcagccccTGGTGTTCCACAGCGACCACCAGAGGGCGCTTCAGAACTGCCTTCTCTCCTTCATGAAGGTCCTTCAGGTGGGGGCGGCTCACAGGCGTTCAGGTCCTCGCCAGGAGACTCAAGGCAGAGATGAGATTCACAgtgttcctctctgtgtttcctccCGCAGAACTTTCAGAGGACTCGATCTCCGCTGGTCTTCATCAACAAATTTCTGCAGTTCACGCAGAAGTACATCACGAACGATGCAGCGGCTGCCATTCCTTATCTACAGAAGCACTCCAACATTTTACAGTTAGTACATCAAGGAAATATCCTTTTTGTGGGTTCATTTTTGACGTTTTAAACTATAAATTGTGTTGTTGCACAGAGATGTAGCTCTGCTGTTTCTCCTCTTAGGAACCTGTGTGCAGAAAACCCCGACCTGGTCCAGCTGAGGTCTCTGCTGGCTGGACTCACTTTGCCAGTGAAAAACTCCTCCTCAGAGTTCGCGGGAGAAGACAGAGATGGTGAGCACAATTTTCCCATCGAGctttctctgaggacacacctTTGTCTACCTAGAACACGAGCACACATAAAATAGGTGGTTTCTGTAGAATCGTATTTCTTAAAGTAAGACGCTGAGGTAGTGTTAGACAATAATCTCTGGTTACATTATACGATTTTAACCTGAAAAAGAGTTTTGCAGAGGCGTGCATGTTTTTGAATTAT
Above is a genomic segment from Pleuronectes platessa chromosome 16, fPlePla1.1, whole genome shotgun sequence containing:
- the ints1 gene encoding integrator complex subunit 1 isoform X1 translates to MNRPKPTTLRRPSAAKPSAHPPPGDFIALGSKSQGSEPKAPAVLLKPASTGLPADRKRDTSSALPSSSGLSSLTKRPKLSTTPPVSALGRLADVAATDKRAISPSIKEPSVIPIEVSPAVLLDEIEAAESEGNDERIEGLLCGAVKQLKLNRAKPDITLYLSLMFLAKIKPNVFATEGIIEALCSLLRRDASINFKAKGNSLVSVLACNLLMAAYEDDENWPEIFVKVYIEDSLGERIWVDSSHCKNFVDNIQTAFGTKMPPKSMLLQVDTGRSGGDLSAGSSPHPSTPDEDDSQTELLIAEEKLSPEGDWQVMPRYEELSESVEDYVLDVLRDQLNRRQPMDNVSRNLLRLLTATCGYKEARLMAVQRLEMWLQNPKLTRPAQDLLMSMCMNCNTHGADDMEVISNLIKIRLKPKVLLNHYMLCVRELLNANKDNLATMVKLVIFNELSNARNPNNMQVLHTVLQHSPEQAPKFLAMVFQDLLTNKDDYLRASRALLREIIKQTKHEINFQSFCFGLMQERKETSYVDMEFKERFVIQVTDLLTVSMMLGITAQVKEAGIAWDKGEKKSQSHLDILKSFQNQIASIQRDAVWWLHTVVPTISKVGAKDYVHCLHKVLFTEQPETYYKWDNWPPESDRNFFLRLCSEVPLLEDTLMRVLVIGLSRDLPLGPADAMELADHLVKRAAGVQSDAAELADGTKTDLEVLKVERIQLIDAVLNLCTYHHPENIQLPAGYQPPNLAISMLYWKAWLLLLVVAAFNPQKIGLAAWDGYPTLKMLMEMVMTNNYSYPPCTVADEDTKTEMISKELQMAQREKQDILAFESHLAAASTKQTITESNSLLLSQLTSLDPQGPPRRPPPQYQEQLKTLNQSLRLGHLLCRSRNPDFLLNIIQRQASSQSMPWLADLVQSSEGSLDVLPVQCLCEFLLHDAADENLPIEDDEEGESKEQRAKKRQRQQKQRQLLGRLQDLLLGPKADEQTTCEVLDYFLRRLSSSQVASRVLAMKGLSLVLTEGGLKDGDEREQPMEEDSADAELLPGYQWLLQDLPKLPLFDSVRGMTSTALQQAIHMETDPQTISAYLIYLSQHAPVEEQASHNDLALDVARLIVERSTIMNSMFAKHSTRPESNAVLSAFLTIFSAYIKRMRKTKEGEDLYSWSESQDQVFLRWTTGETATMHILVVHAMVILLTLGPPKGESDFYALLDIWFPDKKPLPTAFLVDTSEEALLLPDWLKLRMIRSEVSRLVDAALSDLEPQQLLLFVQSFGIPVSSMSKLLQYLDQAVSHDTDTLEENIMDKHYMAHLVEVQHERGATGGHTFHSLLSSTLPTDRDASETSKAKVTVETPHSSVKMRAGSQLPEVGPDDDLTGMLLQIFPIKVDPRWHGPPPSQLSLALQQALAKELMRAKQGQVQQGGLAFRLLQAIAALLTSAHAGPIVMSMHRSHALSCPLMRQLHLYQRLVSKDVAFSSMFLKVIVEVLIWLDNPTGPLAGPLKTLLRSLASQNSHNHRHNDVRTGFLHLAEALAYRRDTEVPLRTVIAMLKAGDRCNAEAELIGKVLQGLMEVKSPYLEELLSLLMTVGTQNGTAGPVTMVISLLLQESEEQAVKKEVDSNNSSEVTKSGLSSGLLVDWLEHLDPEVTSVCPDLQQKLLFTLNKVRGTPAYRPYLLALLTHQSNWCTLLQCISALLSKRQDYKLDPSSALDFLWACSHIPRIWQGRDQKIPQKKTEKFVLRLSSEELISMVDLILSESELNSRDTQRDDSSSSSSSSVDQASRSLIQSRLPLLHSYCNGDLENIKKVSEYLISCTKKWEDSSMNKRCQNFLLQIYLHFPEVIQHVTLPEGTLSSGGAEDGSSCKLDVLVHRLVTLLADVGDSKSVENRVSDANLACRKMAVSHPVLLLRHLPMIAGLLHGRIHLNMQEFRQQNHMTFFSNVLAILELLQPLVFHSDHQRALQNCLLSFMKVLQNFQRTRSPLVFINKFLQFTQKYITNDAAAAIPYLQKHSNILQNLCAENPDLVQLRSLLAGLTLPVKNSSSEFAGEDRDDDVSTGSLPLVNISASVSLSAADMTMYLKKMSRGKAVEDVLEVLTEVDDKSRRSPEIIQYFANDLQRLMVSSEELCRNMAFSLALRCIQNNPCLATDFLPTYMYCMGSGNFDVVQTALRNLPEYVLLCQEHADILLHKAFLVGIYGQIDTSSMIAESMKVLHMEATT
- the ints1 gene encoding integrator complex subunit 1 isoform X2, which translates into the protein MNRPKPTTLRRPSAAKPSAHPPPGDFIALGSKSQGSEPKAPAVLLKPASTGLPADRKRDTSSALPSSSGLSSLTKRPKLSTTPPVSALGRLADVAATDKRAISPSIKEPSVIPIEVSPAVLLDEIEAAESEGNDERIEGLLCGAVKQLKLNRAKPDITLYLSLMFLAKIKPNVFATEGIIEALCSLLRRDASINFKAKGNSLVSVLACNLLMAAYEDDENWPEIFVKVYIEDSLGERIWVDSSHCKNFVDNIQTAFGTKMPPKSMLLQVDTGRSGGDLSAGSSPHPSTPDEDDSQTELLIAEEKLSPEGDWQVMPRYEELSESVEDYVLDVLRDQLNRRQPMDNVSRNLLRLLTATCGYKEARLMAVQRLEMWLQNPKLTRPAQDLLMSMCMNCNTHGADDMEVISNLIKIRLKPKVLLNHYMLCVRELLNANKDNLATMVKLVIFNELSNARNPNNMQVLHTVLQHSPEQAPKFLAMVFQDLLTNKDDYLRASRALLREIIKQTKHEINFQSFCFGLMQERKETSYVDMEFKERFVIQVTDLLTVSMMLGITAQVKEAGIAWDKGEKKSQSHLDILKSFQNQIASIQRDAVWWLHTVVPTISKVGAKDYVHCLHKVLFTEQPETYYKWDNWPPESDRNFFLRLCSEVPLLEDTLMRVLVIGLSRDLPLGPADAMELADHLVKRAAGVQSDAAELADGTKTDLEVLKVERIQLIDAVLNLCTYHHPENIQLPAGYQPPNLAISMLYWKAWLLLLVVAAFNPQKIGLAAWDGYPTLKMLMEMVMTNNYSYPPCTVADEDTKTEMISKELQMAQREKQDILAFESHLAAASTKQTITESNSLLLSQLTSLDPQGPPRRPPPQYQEQLKTLNQSLRLGHLLCRSRNPDFLLNIIQRQASSQSMPWLADLVQSSEGSLDVLPVQCLCEFLLHDAADENLPIEDDEEGESKEQRAKKRQRQQKQRQLLGRLQDLLLGPKADEQTTCEVLDYFLRRLSSSQVASRVLAMKGLSLVLTEGGLKDGDEREQPMEEDSADAELLPGYQWLLQDLPKLPLFDSVRGMTSTALQQAIHMETDPQTISAYLIYLSQHAPVEEQASHNDLALDVARLIVERSTIMNSMFAKHSTRPESNAVLSAFLTIFSAYIKRMRKTKEGEDLYSWSESQDQVFLRWTTGETATMHILVVHAMVILLTLGPPKGESDFYALLDIWFPDKKPLPTAFLVDTSEEALLLPDWLKLRMIRSEVSRLVDAALSDLEPQQLLLFVQSFGIPVSSMSKLLQYLDQAVSHDTDTLEENIMDKHYMAHLVEVQHERGATGGHTFHSLLSSTLPTDRDASETSKAKVTVETPHSSVKMRAGSQLPEVGPDDDLTGMLLQIFPIKVDPRWHGPPPSQLSLALQQALAKELMRAKQGQVQQGGLAFRLLQAIAALLTSAHAGPIVMSMHRSHALSCPLMRQLHLYQRLVSKDVAFSSMFLKVIVEVLIWLDNPTGPLAGPLKTLLRSLASQNSHNHRHNDVRTGFLHLAEALAYRRDTEVPLRTVIAMLKAGDRCNAEAELIGKVLQGLMEVKSPYLEELLSLLMTVGTQNGTAGPVTMVISLLLQESEEQAVKKEVDSNNSEVTKSGLSSGLLVDWLEHLDPEVTSVCPDLQQKLLFTLNKVRGTPAYRPYLLALLTHQSNWCTLLQCISALLSKRQDYKLDPSSALDFLWACSHIPRIWQGRDQKIPQKKTEKFVLRLSSEELISMVDLILSESELNSRDTQRDDSSSSSSSSVDQASRSLIQSRLPLLHSYCNGDLENIKKVSEYLISCTKKWEDSSMNKRCQNFLLQIYLHFPEVIQHVTLPEGTLSSGGAEDGSSCKLDVLVHRLVTLLADVGDSKSVENRVSDANLACRKMAVSHPVLLLRHLPMIAGLLHGRIHLNMQEFRQQNHMTFFSNVLAILELLQPLVFHSDHQRALQNCLLSFMKVLQNFQRTRSPLVFINKFLQFTQKYITNDAAAAIPYLQKHSNILQNLCAENPDLVQLRSLLAGLTLPVKNSSSEFAGEDRDDDVSTGSLPLVNISASVSLSAADMTMYLKKMSRGKAVEDVLEVLTEVDDKSRRSPEIIQYFANDLQRLMVSSEELCRNMAFSLALRCIQNNPCLATDFLPTYMYCMGSGNFDVVQTALRNLPEYVLLCQEHADILLHKAFLVGIYGQIDTSSMIAESMKVLHMEATT